GGCCGCCCGCGACCGGGCGGCCAGGGCCTCCACGCCGGGGCGCTCCGGGCCGTCGCCGATCAGCACCGCCTGCGCCCCGGGAAGACCGGCCTGCGCGAAGGCGTCCACGAACAGATCGGCGCCCTTCTCCACGCTGAAGCGTCCGACCCAGCCCACGAGCGGCGCCTCGCCCTCGACGCCGAGCGCGCGCCGCGCCTCGTCGCGGGCCAGCGGCGCCGCACCCACGAAGCCGTTGGTGATCACCGTCAGCCGCCCTGCCGCGCACCCGGAGCGCAGCAGCGCCGCGCGCACGGACTCCGACACGCAGACCACCGCCTCGAAGCGCCGCAGCAGCCGCCGGTCCAGCCACTCGTAGAGCCGGTTGCCCGGGCTCCCGCCCGTGTGGCCGTGCACCGTCGCGACCACGGGCACGCCGGCCATGCGGGCCGCGCGCCAGCCGACGAAGTCGGCGTGGTAGATGTGGGTGTGCACGACGGCGATCCCCTGCTCGCGCGCCGCGCGGGCCACCGCGCGCGCCTCCGCCAGGTAGCGGCGGCGGCCGCAGGCGACCTCGGTGACGGCGGCGCCCTCCTCGCGCAGCTCGGCGACCCAGGCGGCCGCCCCGGGGTCCTGCAGCAGGGTCGCGACCCGGAACGGCCGGCCGGCGCTGCGGCTGGCGGCCGCCAGCGCCCGGACGACGGACTCGGCGCCGCCGAAGGGGGCGGGCGCGATGACGTGCAACACCGGGACCTGGGGACCGCCCAACGCAGTTTCCTCCACGGCGACCGATGCGGCTATCTTGCTGCGCGTCAGGCGCGGCGGGCCCCGCACGACGGGCGCCGTCCAGCCCGCCGTTCGAGGCGTTCACCCGGGAGACGAACGGAAGAATGTGCGGCATCGTCGGCATTGTCCACCACGACACGGCGCAGCCGGTCGCCGAACCCGCGATCCGGCGGATGTGCGACGCGATCCGCCACCGCGGTCCCGACGACGAGGGGCGGTACGTCGAGGGACCGGTCGGTCTCGGGATGCGGCGGCTGAGCATCATCGACCTGAGCGGCGGGCACCAGCCGATCTTCAACGAGGACCGCAGCTGCGTCATCGTCTTCAACGGCGAGATCTACAACTACAGGGAGCTGCGCGAGGGCCTGCTCGCCCGCGGACACACCCTCACCACCCACAGCGACACCGAGGCGATCGTCCACCTCTACGAGGAGATGGGCGAGCGGTGCGTGGAGCCGCTGCGCGGGATGTTCGCCCTGGCCATCTGGGACACGCGGCGGCGCCGGCTGCTGCTGGCGCGCGACCGGTTCGGCATCAAGCCGCTGTACGTGGTGGAAGGCCGATGGGGCCTGGCGTTCGCGACCGAGCTGAAGGCGCTCACCGCCCTGGGACTCACCCAGCGCACGCTGGACTGGGAGGCGCTCGACGCCTACTTCCAGCTCGGCTACATCCCCGCGCCGCTGTCGCCGTTCGCCGACGTCCGCAAGCTCGAGCCCGGCTTCACCCTGGTGTGGGAGCCGGGGAAGGCGCCGGTGCGCCGGCGCTACTGGGACCTGCCGAAGCAGCGGGTGGCGGCGCCGGCCGACGCCGAGGACCGGGTGCTGGCCTGGCTGGACGAGTCGGTCAAGGCGCACCTGGTGAGCGACGTGCCGGTGGCGGCGTTCCTGAGCGGCGGGCTCGACTCGTCGGCCGTGGTGGCGTCCATGGCGCTGGCGGGCGAGGTCCCCCACGCGTTCACGGCGCGCTACCACGGCAGCTCGGCCGGGATGGCGGACGAGTCCGGCCTGGCGCGCGCGCTGGCGGACCGCTACGGCGCCAAGCTGTCGGTGATCGACGTGCGGCCCGAGGTGACGCGGATCTTCGAGCCGATCGTCACGGCCCTCGACGAGCCGCACGCGGACGAGTCGGCGATTCCGAGCTGG
This is a stretch of genomic DNA from Gemmatimonadales bacterium. It encodes these proteins:
- a CDS encoding glycosyltransferase — translated: MLHVIAPAPFGGAESVVRALAAASRSAGRPFRVATLLQDPGAAAWVAELREEGAAVTEVACGRRRYLAEARAVARAAREQGIAVVHTHIYHADFVGWRAARMAGVPVVATVHGHTGGSPGNRLYEWLDRRLLRRFEAVVCVSESVRAALLRSGCAAGRLTVITNGFVGAAPLARDEARRALGVEGEAPLVGWVGRFSVEKGADLFVDAFAQAGLPGAQAVLIGDGPERPGVEALAARSRAAAGFRFAGARPRAARLLSALDVLVLSSRTEGTPMILLEAMAAGVPIVAFAVGGVGRVVDASSARVVPPGDTGALAAALREVLARPDEARARARAARRVVEERFGAARWLSELDAVWERVAGADRTRPAVASVRSA
- the asnB gene encoding asparagine synthase (glutamine-hydrolyzing), with translation MCGIVGIVHHDTAQPVAEPAIRRMCDAIRHRGPDDEGRYVEGPVGLGMRRLSIIDLSGGHQPIFNEDRSCVIVFNGEIYNYRELREGLLARGHTLTTHSDTEAIVHLYEEMGERCVEPLRGMFALAIWDTRRRRLLLARDRFGIKPLYVVEGRWGLAFATELKALTALGLTQRTLDWEALDAYFQLGYIPAPLSPFADVRKLEPGFTLVWEPGKAPVRRRYWDLPKQRVAAPADAEDRVLAWLDESVKAHLVSDVPVAAFLSGGLDSSAVVASMALAGEVPHAFTARYHGSSAGMADESGLARALADRYGAKLSVIDVRPEVTRIFEPIVTALDEPHADESAIPSWLISEAVGAQYKVALTGTGGDEMFAGYRRHIGLLLGGYASRVPAPLRRTASAMANALPEPRGGGLGVDRLKRFLRTGEGEAPDRLLGYFSRLPGPLRERLYAAGVRGAVPGNAALERFRDAHADGGFDGSLSAALYLDYKTYLPDDILALSDRMAMAHHLEIRVPFADHVLLEQVFPLPDRLKVGLGKAKRLLRRALRQRLPDAHFRAPKRGFVGPTASWLRHELKGMVEDELSEARMRRLGYFDPATVTGLMSDHFGRRHNREGMLWELLCFGVWHRVYVESPAPPAYGAG